A section of the Apodemus sylvaticus chromosome 10, mApoSyl1.1, whole genome shotgun sequence genome encodes:
- the Hcfc1r1 gene encoding host cell factor C1 regulator 1, whose translation MILQQPLERGPPSRDPRATTGVTRRLDAREPLHKQFLSEENMATHFSRLSLHNDHPYCSPPVTFPEALPPLRSPCPELLLWRYPGSLIPEALRLLRLGDTPSPY comes from the exons ATGATCTTGCAACAGCCCCTGGAGCGAGGTCCCCCAAGTCGGGACCCACGGGCCACCACTGGGGTGACCCGCCGCCTGGATGCCAG GGAACCTTTGCACAAGCAGTTCCTGTCTGAGGAGAACATGGCCACCCATTTCTCCCGACTCAGCCTACATAATGACCACCCCTACTGCAGCCCCCCTGTGACTTTCCCCGAAGCCCTGCCACCACTCAG gagCCCTTGCCCAGAGCTGCTTCTCTGGCGCTATCCCGGGAGCCTGATTCCTGAGGCCCTCAGGCTGCTGAGGCTGGGGGATACCCCCAGTCCCTACTAG
- the Cldn6 gene encoding claudin-6 — translation MASTGLQILGIVLTLLGWVNALVSCALPLWKVTAFIGNSIVVAQMVWEGLWMSCVVQSTGQMQCKVYDSLLALPQDLQAARALCVVTLLIVLLGLLVYLAGAKCTTCVEDKNSKSRLVLISGIIFVISGVLTLVPVCWTAHAIIQDFYNPLVADAQKRELGASLYLGWAASSLLLLGGGLLCCACSSGGTPGPGHYMARYSTSVPHSRGPSEYPTKNYV, via the coding sequence ATGGCCTCTACTGGTCTGCAGATCTTGGGGATCGTCCTGACCCTACTTGGCTGGGTCAATGCCCTGGTGTCCTGTGCCCTGCCACTGTGGAAGGTGACCGCCTTCATCGGCAACAGCATCGTCGTGGCCCAGATGGTGTGGGAGGGGCTGTGGATGTCCTGCGTGGTCCAGAGCACTGGCCAGATGCAGTGTAAAGTGTACGACTCACTGCTGGCGCTGCCCCAGGACCTGCAGGCTGCCAGAGCCCTCTGTGTGGTCACCCTCCTCATCGTCCTGCTTGGCCTGCTTGTGTACCTGGCCGGAGCCAAGTGCACTACCTGTGTGGAAGACAAGAACTCCAAGTCTCGCCTGGTGCTCATCTCTGGAATCATCTTCGTCATCTCCGGAGTCCTGACCCTCGTTCCTGTCTGCTGGACTGCCCACGCCATCATCCAAGACTTCTACAACCCCTTGGTTGCTGACGCTCAGAAGCGGGAGCTGGGGGCCTCCCTCTACCTGGGCTGGGCGGCCTCGAGCCTTTTGCTGCTAGGCGGGGGTCTGTTGTGCTGTGCCTGTTCTTCTGGAGGGACCCCGGGACCCGGCCATTACATGGCCCGCTATTCTACATCTGTCCCACATTCTCGGGGCCCCTCTGAATACCCCACCAAGAATTATGTGTGA
- the Thoc6 gene encoding THO complex subunit 6 homolog, whose product MEHATPLAVPLGQAEVFQALQRLHMTIFSQSVSPCGKFLAAGNNYGQIAIFSLSAALSSEAKEESKKPMVTFHAHDGPVYSMVSTDRHLLSAGDGEVKGWLWAEILKKGCKELWRRQPPYRTSLEVPEINALLLVPKENSLILAGGDCQLHTMDLETGTFTRALRGHTDYIHCLALRERSPEVLSGGEDGAVRLWDLRIAKEVQTIEVYKHEECSRPHNGRWIGCLATDSDWMVCGGGPALTLWHLRSSTPTTVFPIRAPQKHVTFYQDLILSAGQGCCVNHWQLSGELKAQVPGSSPGLLSLSLNQQPAAPECKVLTASGNSCRVDVFTNLGYRAFSLSF is encoded by the exons ATGGAGCATGCCACACCGCTCGCGGTGCCTCTGGGTCAG GCTGAGGTGTTCCAGGCCCTGCAGCGACTGCACATGACCATCTTCTCCCAGAGCGTCTCGCCCTGTGGGAAGTTTCTGGCAGCTGGCAACAATTATGGGCAGATCGCCATCTTCAG TTTGTCTGCTGCCTTAAGTTCAGAggccaaagaagaaagcaaaaagcCCATGGTGACCTTCCACG CTCATGACGGGCCCGTCTACAGCATGGTCTCCACAGATCGACATCTGCTCAGTGCTGGAGACGGAGAGGTCAAGGGCTGGCTTTGGGCAGAAATCCTCAAGAAG GGCTGTAAGGAACTGTGGCGGCGCCAGCCTCCGTACAG GACCAGCCTGGAAGTCCCTGAAATCAATGCCTTGCTGCTTGTCCCCAAG GAGAACTCACTCATCCTGGCTGGGGGAGATTGTCAGCTGCACACCATGGATCTAGAAACTGGGACCTTCACA CGGGCCCTCCGGGGCCACACAGACTACATTCATTGCTTGGCACTGAGGGAACGCAGCCCTGAGGTATTGTCCGGTGGTGAGGACGGAGCTGTACGGCTTTGGG ATCTCCGTATAGCCAAAGAGGTCCAGACCATCGAAGTCTACAAGCACGAG GAGTGCTCGAGGCCCCACAATGGGCGCTGGATTGGATGCTTGGCGACCGACTCAGACTGGATG GTCTGTGGAGGGGGCCCAGCCCTCACCCTCTGGCACCTCAGGTCTTCCACACCCACTACTGTCTTTCCCATTCGAGCACCACAGAAGCATGTCACCTTCTACCAGGAcctg ATCCTGTCTGCTGGCCAGGGCTGTTGTGTCAATCACTGGCAACTGAGTGGGGAGCTTAAGGCCCAGGTGCCTGGCTCCTCCCCGGGGCTGCTCAGCCTGAGCCTcaaccagcagccagcagccccCGAGTGCAAG GTCCTGACTGCATCGGGCAACAGCTGTCGTGTAGATGTCTTTACCAACCTGGGTTACCGAGCTTTCTCCTTGTCCTTCTGA
- the Cldn9 gene encoding claudin-9, producing MASTGLELLGMTLAVLGWLGTLVSCALPLWKVTAFIGNSIVVAQVVWEGLWMSCVVQSTGQMQCKVYDSLLALPQDLQAARALCVVALLLALLGLLVAITGAQCTTCVEDEGAKARIVLTAGVLLLLSGILVLIPVCWTAHAIIQDFYNPLVAEALKRELGASLYLGWAAAALLMLGGGLLCCTCPPSHFERPRGPRLGYSIPSRSGASGLDKRDYV from the coding sequence ATGGCTTCCACGGGCCTTGAACTCCTCGGCATGACCCTGGCTGTGCTAGGCTGGCTAGGGACCCTGGTGTCCTGTGCCCTGCCACTGTGGAAGGTGACCGCCTTCATCGGCAACAGCATCGTGGTGGCCCAAGTGGTATGGGAGGGGCTGTGGATGTCCTGCGTGGTCCAGAGCACTGGCCAGATGCAATGCAAGGTGTACGACTCACTGCTGGCGCTGCCCCAGGACCTGCAGGCTGCCAGAGCCCTCTGTGTAGTGGCCCTGCTGTTGGCTTTGCTGGGCTTGCTGGTGGCCATCACGGGCGCCCAGTGCACCACATGTGTGGAGGACGAAGGTGCCAAGGCGCGGATCGTGCTCACCGCaggggtcctcctcctcctctcggGCATCCTGGTGCTCATCCCTGTCTGCTGGACAGCCCATGCCATCATCCAGGATTTTTATAACCCACTGGTTGCCGAAGCCCTCAAGAGAGAGCTGGGGGCTTCCCTCTACCTGGGCTGGGCCGCCGCTGCCCTGCTCATGCTAGGAGGAGGGCTTCTCTGCTGTACGTGTCCTCCGTCCCACTTCGAGCGACCCCGCGGTCCCAGGCTGGGCTACTCCATCCCTTCCCGTTCAGGTGCTTCGGGACTGGATAAGAGGGACTATGTGTGA
- the Tnfrsf12a gene encoding tumor necrosis factor receptor superfamily member 12A, whose amino-acid sequence MAPGWPRPLPQILVLGFGLVLMRAAAGEQAPGTAPCSSGSSWSADLDKCMDCASCPARPHSDFCLGCAAAPPAHFGLLWPILGGALSLTLVLALVSGFLVWRRCRRREKFTTPIEETGGEGCPGVALIQ is encoded by the exons ATGGCTCCGGGTTGGCCGCGGCCTCTGCCGCAGATCCTCGTGCTGGGATTCGGGTTGGTGTTGATGCGCGCCGCGGCCGGGGAGCAAGCACCAG GCACCGCCCCATGCTCTAGCGGCAGCTCCTGGAGCGCGGACCTCGACAAGTGCATGGACTGCGCTTCTTGTCCAGCGCGACCGCACAGCGACTTCTGCCTGGGAT GCGCTGCGGCACCTCCTGCCCACTTCGGGCTGCTGTGGCCCATTTTGGGAGGTGCTCTTAGTCTGACCCTGGTTCTGGCGCTGGTTTCTGGTTTCCTGGTCTGGAGACGATGCCGCCGGAGAGAAAAGTTTACTA CCCCCATAGAGGAGACTGGTGGAGAGGGCTGCCCAGGTGTGGCACTGATCCAGTGA
- the Bicdl2 gene encoding BICD family-like cargo adapter 2: MDSPGGPSFPSGLLSGGASPSGDEGFFPFVLERRDSFLGGGPGPEEPEDLALQLQQKEKDLLLAAELGKMLLERNEELRRQLETLNTQHLEREERLQQENHELRRGLAARGAEWEARAVELEGDVEALRAQLGEQRSEQQDSGRERAKALGELSEQNLRLSQQLAQASRTEQELQRELDTLRGQCQTQALAEAELRARLESLQAENQMLQDRRQDLEAQIRGLREEVDKGQGRLQTTHEELLLLRRERKEHRMELERARFEAGEALSSLRRLQRRVSELEEESRLQDAEISGASLQTELAHSLDSDPDQDQQVNECGGSQTTLSPETQEPSSPQPSIQEEILEPPKKRATLSPVEILEEKEAEVARLQDEITLHRAELQTLRDELQRQKELRAQDKPEEALSCALSDRDEAVNKALKLSLELSRVSLERDSLSRELMRAIRQKVELTQELEAWQDDMQVVIGQQLRSQRQKELSEAAAAPRRSKTRFSLRLGSGQSGGFLSSLFRRT; this comes from the exons ATGGACTCCCCTGGTGGGCCAAGCTTCCCTTCCGGGCTGCTCTCCGGGGGCGCTTCGCCTAGTGGCGATGAAGGATTCTTTCCCTTTGTGCTGGAGCGGCGAGATTCCTTCCTGGGAGGAGGGCCAGGACCAGAAGAACCAGAGGACCTGGCCCTGCagctacaacagaaagaaaaggaccTGTTGCTGGCCGCTGAACTTGGCAAGATGCTTCTGGAGCGCAACGAGGAGCTTCGGAGGCAGCTGGAAACACTGAATACTCAGCACTTGGAACGTGAAGAA aggctgcagcaggagaATCATGAGCTTCGTCGAGGACTGGCAGCCCGGGGTGCTGAGTGGGAGGCCAGAGCGGTGGAGCTGGAGGGAGATGTGGAAGCCCTGCGGGCCCAGCTTGGCGAGCAGCGGTCAGAGCAGCAGGACAGTGGGCGAGAGCGGGCGAAGGCCCTGGGCGAACTCAGCGAGCAAAACCTCAGGCTCAGCCAGCAGCTGGCCCAG GCCTCCAGGACTGAGCAGGAGCTTCAGCGGGAGCTGGACACCCTTCGGGGGCAGTGTCAGACTCAGGCCCTGGCAGAAGCAGAGCTGCGAGCGAGGCTGGAGAGCCTGCAGGCAGAG AACCAGATGCTGCAGGACCGCCGGCAGGACCTGGAGGCCCAGATCCGAGGCCTTCGTGAAGAAGTGGACAAAGGGCAGGGCAGGCTACAGACCACCCATGAGGAATTGCTGCTGCTTCgtagagagagaaaagagcaCAGGATGGAG CTGGAACGCGCTCGCTTCGAGGCTGGAGAGGCGCTGAGCTCGCTGAGGAGGCTGCAGCGACGGGTGTCAGAGCTGGAGGAGGAGTCACGACTCCAGGACGCCGAGATATCGGGCGCCTCCCTGCAGACCGAGCTCGCCCACAGCCTAGACAGTGATCCGGACCAAGACCAGCAAGTCAATGAATGCGGGGGCTCTCAG ACCACATTGTCCCCCGAGACTCAAGAGCCATCCAGTCCCCAGCCCTCAATCCAGGAAGAGATCTTGGAACCACCCAAGAAGCGAGCAACCCTGAGCCCAGTGGAGATCctggaggagaaggaggcagaagtGGCCAGGCTGCAGGATGAG ATCACGCTGCACCGCGCAGAGCTACAGACGCTGCGGGATGAgctgcagagacagaaggagctgagggcGCAGGACAAGCCAGAGGAAGCCCTGAGCTGTGCGCTCTCTGACCGGGACGAAGCAGTCAACAA GGCCCTGAAGCTGTCCCTGGAGCTCAGCCGTGTCTCCCTAGAGCGGGACTCTCTGTCCCGGGAGCTGATGCGCGCCATCCGCCAGAAGGTGGAGCTGACGCAGGAGCTCGAGGCGTGGCAG GACGACATGCAGGTAGTGATTGGACAGCAGCTGCGCTCCCAGCGCCAGAAAGAACTCAGTGAGGCAGCAGCCGCCCCAAGACGCTCGAAGACCCGCTTTTCACTGCGCCTGGGGTCTGGGCAGAGTGGAGGCTTTCTGAGCAGCCTCTTCCGAAGGACCTGA